The following are encoded in a window of Blattabacterium cuenoti genomic DNA:
- a CDS encoding chorismate-binding protein: MVEINVINLYKKIIENYWNNRSFVLFKKPYEKKIYFFSQEEKSKKENNFFLIVSFDQNCIIKIYTKKIFFINIENQKKMNNFIFPLKNRETSLLIYSKKYKNLIEKSIETIKKNRNLEKIVVSRCIKIPFQNFYLKKTFQKLIYSYPNAFITLWYDLNHGFWIGASPELLVKCHDKKLKTVALAGTIWGNHKWTKKEIEEHHIVIKYFLNFFKKFSGNLCIEKTRILNIGHLHHLETPISFSFLEKKNYFKILSDMSPTPSICGFPKNNSLEYLQKYEGYQRNFYAGYLGPVYDGGSKIELYLNLRCGKIKMEKKEIILYAGSGITKDSETNKEYTETENKFKNILSQFIFD; encoded by the coding sequence ATGGTAGAAATAAATGTGATCAACTTATATAAAAAAATAATTGAAAATTATTGGAACAATAGAAGTTTTGTACTGTTTAAAAAACCCTATGAAAAAAAAATATATTTTTTTTCTCAAGAAGAGAAATCTAAAAAAGAAAATAACTTTTTCCTCATTGTCAGTTTTGATCAAAACTGTATTATAAAAATTTATACAAAAAAAATTTTTTTTATAAATATAGAAAATCAAAAAAAAATGAATAATTTCATTTTTCCATTGAAAAATAGGGAAACTTCTTTATTAATTTATTCGAAAAAATATAAGAATTTGATTGAAAAATCTATTGAAACTATAAAAAAGAATAGAAATTTAGAAAAAATAGTTGTATCTAGGTGTATTAAAATTCCATTTCAAAATTTTTACTTGAAAAAAACCTTTCAAAAACTTATTTATTCATATCCGAATGCATTTATAACTTTATGGTATGACTTGAATCATGGTTTTTGGATTGGAGCTTCTCCGGAGTTACTAGTTAAATGTCATGATAAAAAGTTAAAAACTGTAGCATTAGCTGGGACTATTTGGGGAAACCATAAATGGACTAAAAAAGAAATCGAAGAACATCATATAGTAATAAAATATTTTCTTAATTTTTTTAAGAAATTTTCTGGAAATCTTTGTATTGAAAAAACTAGAATTTTGAATATAGGGCATCTACACCATTTAGAAACTCCTATTAGTTTTTCTTTTTTGGAGAAAAAGAATTATTTTAAAATATTAAGCGATATGTCGCCTACACCTTCTATATGTGGATTTCCTAAGAATAATTCTTTAGAATATTTACAAAAATATGAAGGATATCAAAGAAATTTTTATGCAGGTTATCTTGGTCCTGTTTATGATGGAGGAAGTAAAATAGAATTATATCTTAATTTGAGATGTGGAAAAATAAAAATGGAAAAAAAAGAAATTATTTTATATGCAGGAAGCGGAATTACAAAGGATAGTGAAACGAATAAAGAATATACAGAAACAGAAAATAAATTCAAAAACATTCTTTCTCAATTTATTTTTGATTAA
- a CDS encoding PaaI family thioesterase: MEKKNKKILEELNSLRKNTLMNTLQIKYIYLGLNFLVAKMPVNKKKLQPIGFLHGGATIALAESVGSSLSIINVNKNIFNVFNIEISANHIQKVMKGIVFAKAKIIHKGKTIHFIQISIYNEKKEKISYCKMTNIIIPKKKQ, translated from the coding sequence ATGGAAAAAAAAAATAAAAAAATATTAGAAGAGTTAAATAGTTTAAGAAAAAATACATTGATGAATACTCTTCAAATAAAATATATCTATTTAGGATTAAATTTTTTAGTGGCAAAAATGCCCGTCAACAAAAAAAAACTACAACCTATAGGTTTTCTTCATGGTGGTGCTACAATAGCTTTAGCTGAAAGTGTTGGAAGTTCTCTGTCTATCATAAATGTAAATAAAAACATTTTTAATGTGTTTAATATTGAAATTTCAGCAAATCACATACAAAAAGTTATGAAAGGTATAGTCTTTGCGAAAGCAAAGATAATTCATAAAGGAAAAACTATTCATTTCATTCAAATTAGTATTTACAATGAAAAAAAGGAAAAGATTAGTTATTGCAAAATGACTAATATAATAATTCCAAAAAAAAAACAATAA
- a CDS encoding isopentenyl-diphosphate Delta-isomerase → MEKKKEDFIPLLGINNKIIGFEKKEKIHKKGLLHSAVSVFIFNEKSKKDENKLLMLQKRSSEKYHSSLLWANTCCSHPKKHESVLTAAHRCLIEEMGFDCFLEKKFCFTYYELLNNGLIENELDHVFVGYYAYSPVINSKEVNNWKWITLKKLRKDIQLDPNSYTIWLKIIINNYLKKLI, encoded by the coding sequence ATGGAAAAAAAAAAAGAGGATTTTATTCCTTTATTAGGAATAAATAATAAGATTATCGGTTTTGAAAAAAAAGAAAAAATTCATAAAAAAGGCTTGTTACACAGTGCGGTGTCTGTTTTTATTTTTAACGAAAAATCTAAAAAAGATGAAAATAAGTTGTTAATGTTGCAAAAAAGATCTTCAGAAAAATATCACTCTTCACTTTTATGGGCAAATACCTGTTGTAGTCATCCTAAAAAACACGAATCTGTTTTGACAGCTGCACATCGTTGTTTAATAGAAGAAATGGGATTTGATTGTTTTTTAGAAAAAAAATTTTGTTTTACCTATTATGAATTATTAAATAATGGATTAATAGAAAATGAATTAGATCACGTATTTGTAGGATATTACGCTTATTCTCCTGTTATTAATTCTAAAGAAGTAAATAATTGGAAATGGATTACTCTAAAAAAATTAAGAAAAGATATTCAACTTGATCCGAATTCTTACACTATTTGGTTAAAAATTATTATTAATAATTATCTAAAAAAATTAATTTAG
- a CDS encoding 6-pyruvoyl trahydropterin synthase family protein: protein MKVTISRKGYFSAAHKLYNSKWDYHKNIEVFGKCAYLNYHGHNYEYIVSLTGKINSETGFVFSLQKLKNLLCEEIEELFDHKNINLDIKEFSITNPTAENIVIFLWNRIKKKISSNLHLKITLYETKNNFVEYDGS, encoded by the coding sequence ATGAAAGTAACTATAAGTAGAAAAGGATATTTCAGTGCAGCACATAAATTATACAATTCTAAATGGGATTATCATAAGAATATTGAAGTGTTTGGAAAATGTGCTTATTTAAATTATCATGGACATAATTATGAATATATAGTAAGTCTTACAGGAAAAATAAATTCGGAAACTGGATTTGTTTTCAGTTTACAAAAATTAAAAAATCTTCTTTGTGAAGAAATAGAAGAACTTTTTGATCACAAAAATATTAATCTCGATATTAAAGAGTTTTCTATAACTAATCCTACTGCAGAAAATATTGTCATTTTCTTGTGGAATCGAATAAAAAAAAAAATATCGTCTAACTTACATTTAAAAATAACTTTGTATGAAACTAAAAATAATTTTGTAGAATATGATGGATCATAA
- the gcvT gene encoding glycine cleavage system aminomethyltransferase GcvT, producing MDHNVKKTVLYKNHIKLGAKMISYSGFYMPLQYVSSLIEHMTVRTNVGIFDVSHMGKFILKGKNSHKFLQYFTTNDLSNIKTGQAQYSCFINQLGGIIDDLVIYKISEEKFLLIVNAANIDKNKKWINDHLNHQDLTFIDLSQEYSLLAIQGPKSLSSIQKLTNISLSKIPFYYFEIGKFSEIDDVLISRTGYTGSKGVEIFIRNKHAENIWNEILKIGESFQIRPCGIASRNSLRLEMGYRLYGQELSEKITPIEAGLSWITKFNKKFIGREILWKQKKEGNYNKFISFLVEKKGKIPRSGYVLKNAKNSTIGIVTSGVYSPVLKKGIGLGYLTKNNCDLDKNFIFVSIRNKNIPIQIVKLPFLKKI from the coding sequence ATGGATCATAATGTAAAAAAAACAGTTCTTTATAAGAATCACATAAAATTAGGAGCAAAAATGATTTCTTATTCGGGTTTTTATATGCCGCTTCAATATGTGTCTTCATTAATAGAACATATGACGGTAAGAACAAATGTTGGAATTTTTGACGTAAGTCATATGGGAAAATTCATTTTAAAAGGAAAAAATTCTCATAAGTTTCTACAATATTTCACCACTAACGATCTGTCTAATATAAAGACCGGACAAGCTCAATACTCTTGTTTCATTAATCAATTAGGGGGAATTATAGATGATTTAGTTATTTACAAAATTTCAGAAGAAAAATTTTTACTTATAGTTAATGCGGCTAATATTGATAAAAATAAAAAATGGATAAATGATCATTTAAATCACCAAGATTTAACATTTATAGATTTATCTCAAGAATATTCTCTTTTAGCTATTCAAGGACCAAAATCTTTATCTTCTATTCAAAAATTAACGAATATTTCTTTATCTAAAATTCCTTTTTATTATTTTGAAATAGGAAAGTTTTCAGAAATAGATGATGTTTTGATATCTCGTACAGGATATACTGGATCTAAAGGAGTGGAAATTTTTATCCGTAATAAACATGCAGAAAATATTTGGAATGAAATTTTGAAAATAGGAGAATCTTTTCAAATAAGACCTTGTGGTATAGCCAGTAGAAATTCTTTAAGATTGGAAATGGGATATCGTTTATATGGTCAAGAATTATCTGAAAAAATAACCCCTATAGAAGCTGGATTATCTTGGATTACAAAGTTTAATAAAAAATTTATAGGAAGAGAAATATTGTGGAAACAAAAAAAAGAAGGAAACTATAACAAGTTTATATCTTTTCTTGTAGAAAAAAAAGGAAAAATACCTAGATCAGGATATGTATTAAAAAATGCAAAAAATTCCACAATTGGAATAGTAACTTCTGGAGTATATTCTCCAGTATTAAAAAAAGGAATAGGATTAGGATATCTAACAAAAAATAATTGTGATTTAGATAAAAATTTTATTTTTGTTTCAATCAGAAACAAAAATATTCCTATTCAAATAGTAAAACTCCCCTTCCTAAAAAAAATATAG